caaaatataagataaaaaacaaataaggtCTGCTGTCCCAATGAACAGTGTAGACTACTATGGTGATACTGATATTATATAAAAATGAATTGTATTAACTACAATTTTATAGGTTATAACACTTAATTTCATATTAATAAAGCTATTTATAATTATaagtagtttgcatcatatatttacacctattattataatggaagatcaaatctatccattctcaaggaaatcggccctgagtgctcactagaaggacagatcctgaagttgaggctccagtactttggccacctcatgagaagagaagactccctagaaaagaccctgatgttgggaaagatggagggcacaaggagaaggggacgacagaggatgagatggttggacagtgttcttgaagctactaacatgagtttggccaaactgcgagaggcagtgaaggataggggtgcctggcgtgctctggtccatggggtcacgaagagtcggacacgactgaacgactgaacaacaacaacaaattatttcatagcaaaataaaaaataataaaaaatccttccagtagcaccttagagaccaactaagtttgttcttggtatgatctttcgtgtgcatgcacatttcttcagctcataccaagaacaaacttagttggtctctaaggtgctactggaaggattttttttattttttattttgttttgactatggcagaccaacacggctacctacctgtaactagaactattagttcatgttatagcaagtttctagagactaaattatgagtctttgtaaattttgtttctaaaggaacttttgttattgtcaaatgccaatgtgtttgcattattaagtttgttatgaataaaaaatcattttaagttagagcttaataattatttcactattaatatacctCTTCCTAATTGTAttccactattaatatacttcttaattgtatttcacttcaacaattactttgataaaatacatattttgttatgtgcaaatggctttagatacctattaggtccataaattaccataaagcatatattcaacacaaataacagtaacaacttgttgttgacaaaggacagctggacacatatagggccccattaccttcaacagcttagggcctcatcaaaacctaaatccggctctgGGCACCACCGACAATATCCATTTAACACAAtcaccatggcttcccccaatgagTCCTGGGAACGGTGGAATGGAAGACTATGAATTTCAATCTCTCTCAGTTTCACATATCCCCCATCTTAAGTTCAATTCATCtggatcagttacaggtgggtagccgtgttggtctgccatagtcaaaacaaaataaaatacagaaattctttccagtagcaccttagagaccaactaagtttgttcttggtatgagctttcgtgtgcatgcacacttcttcagatacataccaagaaaaaacttagttggtctctaaggtgctactggaaagaatttttttattttattttattttattttcatctgaatcagtcttcatttaaaaataaaaataaaaagatatagACCCATCTCATCTATATATATAGGTGAagtatcattgttgttgttgttgttgttgttgttgttgttgttcagtcgttcagtcgtgtccgactcttcgtgaccccatggaccagagcatgcctctcgtagtttggccaaactcatgttggtagcttcgagaacactgtccaaacatctcatcctctgttgtccccttctccttgtgccctccatctttcccaacatcagggtcttttccagggagtcttcccttctcatgaggtggccaaagtactggagcctcaacttcaggatctgtccttctagtgagcactcagggctgatttctttaagaatggataggtttgatcttcttgcagtccatgggactctcaagagtctcctccaccaccattaGGCTGCTTTAAATAGTCATGGATATGTAAAGTCCCCAAAGAATGGGAGCTGCAATTTGTTTAGGGGAGGAGTTGTTAGGGGGCCCCTATTCCCagcacagaattacaattcccagggtgCTTTAACAATCAAGTCCTTAACAAAcaagggaactctggaaattgtggcTTTGAAAAGGTGaataactgcagcttccagaaaaatataCAAGGTCCCCAGCACACTCATGTCTGATTTCGCAGAAATTGCTTTGAGGGGACCTGCACATCTTTTCCTAGAATTTTATTTCCGAAATGGCTAGAGATTCTGGTTTGCCCCAGCTACTCGGAgcggcttctaacatatataaaaacataatacaacattagacatttaaaaacgtccctatcagatgtcttctaaaggttgtataattacttatctcctagGCTCAGGGGAATTcatatctccataccctccaacatttctccaatgaaaattgggacatcctaaggaaaagtgggacattctgggaccaaatcagaaaccgggtGAGCTTCTGTAagtccgggactgtccctggaaaatagggacacttggaggctctgtTGTAGTTGCTGTTTCtttgtattttcatttgtttaaaaatgctGTATATTTAAAAACAGAACGAAAAGGAAATAAGGCCTACTTTTCCGCCCCAACGAGACTCCTTCCCAAGCCAACGGAACACAGTGAACAATCCCCGGAGGGAAGaaatgggagggggaaaatgaacaTGTTGTGTAATAAGCTGATTGCAGAGTTGGCATCCTGGCAACGTTTGTCTTATTAAAGCAATTTTAGACTATGATGGAAGCAGCAGATTTTGATCGTGGATAATTGAGACATTAAGTGTGAAGGGGCGTCTCCTAACCATTAGGGATGCTATAAAAGCTCTCCTTCTTCCACGGCTCACCAACAGCTTCACCTCTCATCGTCTCTCAACTTCCCACTCATCAAAACAACACAGGTAAGCTTGGCTTGTCCAAGTCCTTGCATAGATCAAATGGGTAAAAGCTAGAGGAAGGTCAATTTTGGTTGGATATAGCATAGTTTGTAGGAAAAcagggagcataggaagctgccttatatcgagATAGATGATTGGtatacctagctcagtattgtctacaccaggagtgggaaacctttggtcctccagaggttgctgaactataGCTCCCGTCATCCttagcaaacatggccaatggctagggaagGTGGATGTAGTAGTTCAGCAGTCCCTGGAGGGTAAAGGATCCCCCACAACTAGTCTATATTGGGTTCCACACTGGGTGTATCTgccaaccctacctgaagatgctggggattgaaccagggccttctgcatacaaagctgaTGCTTTAAGCAGAGCCAGaatccttcccccaaagaaaccgaTTGGTTTGATGAAGGAAGCGATTGACTAGAGAGTTGGGTAGTCAATGTCTCCTGCACTGGAGGTCTGGATTGCCTGCATCAAAAGCAGGGAGATAGGAATTGATGGTGTAAAAAGCTACAgtttgtgattctatgaaatactacTTTATGGAGAGCTTCTAGAATAGTTAACACTGAGTCATCTCAGAAGAAGCTCCAGTTTGCTCCCATTTACTTATACCTGCCAAAGTAGGACTTGACTCGGAGATTTAAAATAGTAATGCACATTTATACTAAATCTTCATGGTGCATTTGTGCTACCTGGTTCCTTTGAAGTATATCTCTTAGACTTCCACACACATATCTTGCAGCTCTTTTGAATTTCCAACACCTTTCAACAGTTAGCTGGGGATTTAGAATGCCACATGCTCGGCATGTTTTATCCTATATGCTTGGAGAGTCTACCTATGATAGAAACCTAAAACTGATTTaacatttcttctctctttggAAACAGAGATGTAATTCTGTGTGTGAGGGGGCAGAGATTTCTTCCAGGATCCACATCTAAATAGTAGTATTGGGAGCTGCTGTTGGATCGGGCAaacggcccatctagttcagcatcctgttctcacacaggccaatcagatgcctgttgAAAACCCATCCATAAGGCCCACATGCAATGGCACTCTCCCCTTCTGGACTTTCCAgctgctggtattcagaagcatgctgcttgTAACTGGTGAGGGACAACATAACCATGATGAGATTGGCCGTTAGATCATCTAGCTCAGAACTCCCTGCACCAATATTTCAATCTGGAGTCcacaggtgttgttgaactaaaATTACACCCATGCCTCTTTTCCCGGTTCTTCAGATACGGCAGCCGATTTCTGATAggccacctcccacccacccccataacTATTTTCAAGAATAAAATGTTTCCGCTGCTCCCAAAAGACTGGTATAATTTAGGTATAATTATAAATGATATCCCTGGCAATCAAAGGAAAGTATTCCtctatgcaacaacagctgccagGATACTCATagcaaaaaaactggaaaggggggAGGGCGAGAAATCCCATCAAtaaaagaatggcaaattaaactttGTGAATATATAAATTTGGCAAGATTTACAGCATCTGAAGGGGACAATCAGACCAAAAAAAGAGCAAATGAATGGAATTGTGTTAAAGAATATATGAAGGAACATTGTTCTGGAGTAAGTATATCTGTATGTAACGAAGGAAGCTTTGCAGGGTTAAAGAAATTGAAAAACGGTGCAAAAAGGTATAAAGATAGAGGTAATTTACATTAGACACAACAATTCAGAAAGATTAAAAATGTTAAGGTCTCAAAACAGAGGTAGGAAGTCAATATGTGTATATGTACGTAAAGATTATTATGATGCATGGTTCTCTTTGTAGGCatttttgggggcgggggttgtttagctttctttttcttttcttttcttggattttatgtttgaattttttttggtaattttccatttaaattaaaattaaaattaagacTGGCaacatttgattttgatttacaAGGGGGCAAATGAAGATGGTCTTCCTTTGCCTTGATATACTGTGCCACTGGGAATACAGAGGCTTGGTTCCCATGCTTGTCGTAATTTAAGcagacccatttaaatcaatggacatgtctactcagactgATAGTTGGAGGCAGCCCATAGTTTTCATTGCTGCTGCGAATCACAATGTTTCTTGGCTATAATATGTGCCTGCCTATGTCTTTCCAGACTCAACCATGGCTTCCTGTGGACCATCCTGTGCCGTCCCCTCTTGTGCTTCCACCCCAGTCGTTGGTTTTGGATCAGCCGGTGGTCTTGGCGGTGGTCTTGGCGGCGGTTTCGGCGGTGGCCTTGGCAGTGGTTTTGGCGGTGGATTTGGCTATGGTTCTGGCTTTGGCTCCAGTGCCCTGGTTGGATCCGGCGTCCCTTCTGCTAGTCTCGGTATTCTTTCCGGAGTCCAGCCTTCATGCGTCAACCAAATCCCACCAGCAGAGGTCGTCATCCAGCCACCTCCCGTCGTCGTGACCATCCCAGGACCCATCCTCTCTGCCAGTTGCGAGCCTGTGTCTGTCGGAGGCAACACCCCATGTGCTGCTGGTGGTTATGGATCCGGATTTGGCAGCGGATTTGGCAGAGGGCTCTATGGTGGTGCAGGTCTTCTGGGGTCCAGCTCTGGGGCTTGGGGGGGCCGTAGCCGTTATGGGCTAGTGGGGCGTAGAGGCAGCATCTGCTATTCCCCCTGCTAAGCTCTCACGGTCTGTCAACTAGGAGGAAACATAAAGAGATCTGTGGTGGACTATTTCGGTCTGATTTTAGATATGCTGAGCACCCTAACTCCCTAGGCAATCCCAATGGGAGCTGGGAGAGTGTTCTGCATCCCTTGTAATCAGGCCCATCTAGAACATGCAGCTGTTTCCAGTTTAATTTTATCTCACTTCCCCCTGCTAGTTACTGTGATATTTACTTGCCTACATGTCTTTGAAACACACCAATTCCCATCAGGAAGAAAAGCACAAGATCTATTCACTATGTCTATGAAATTAGAAcacaggtgtaaatatgtgtaattgGGACTTCATGTAAAGGAAGATGTAAAGAATGTTCTATAAATGTAGATCCCCCTACTCTTCCTCCAGCCTGAAAAAAATAATTCTAAAGGAGAAGCTGTTCACTAAAATGTGTTCTTCTTGCTTTATTGCCTTCCAGTATGCTTAGTATTCACTCGAATACTTTTACTGTTTGAAATTCCCAATAAAACTTTTCCTGCATCATAGCACTggctttctggttttgttttatgtGGCAGCACAATGTCTACCAAGAAATAAGTTCCTTTCAATGC
This is a stretch of genomic DNA from Lacerta agilis isolate rLacAgi1 chromosome 17, rLacAgi1.pri, whole genome shotgun sequence. It encodes these proteins:
- the LOC117061807 gene encoding glycine-rich cell wall structural protein 1-like gives rise to the protein MASCGPSCAVPSCASTPVVGFGSAGGLGGGLGGGFGGGLGSGFGGGFGYGSGFGSSALVGSGVPSASLGILSGVQPSCVNQIPPAEVVIQPPPVVVTIPGPILSASCEPVSVGGNTPCAAGGYGSGFGSGFGRGLYGGAGLLGSSSGAWGGRSRYGLVGRRGSICYSPC